In a single window of the Flavobacterium sp. W4I14 genome:
- a CDS encoding DNA-binding response OmpR family regulator (product_source=COG0745; cath_funfam=1.10.10.10,2.60.120.10,3.40.50.2300; cog=COG0745; pfam=PF00027,PF00072,PF13545; smart=SM00100,SM00419,SM00448; superfamily=46785,52172), translating to MNKKVLIIEDNDDIRESTAEVLDLAGYETFTAKHGKLGVEMALSHLPDVILCDIMMPELDGYGVLYLLNKNQKTANIPFIFITAKTERADMRKGMEMGADDYLTKPFDDIELFKAIESRFKKKQQSAGFNAASGNSEAVMDELRKKGKLRPIANKQIIYVEGDEPSHLYYLVKGQVKTYKRFKDGRELSSSLYHDGDFFGYESLCNGEAYTDNAATLIESDIIQIPKADFMEYLLNHQAVSKTFIALLSGNVRDKGTQMLQLAYSSVRKRVAEALLQVAAKFGDGLEDSCTIRISRDDLAALVGTASETVSRMLADFKDEKLIDKTGNAINIRSIEKLRNIKQ from the coding sequence ATGAACAAGAAAGTTTTGATTATTGAAGATAATGACGACATAAGGGAAAGTACAGCGGAGGTGCTGGATCTGGCCGGTTATGAAACTTTTACTGCGAAACATGGTAAGTTAGGTGTAGAAATGGCTTTGAGCCATTTACCTGATGTAATCCTCTGCGATATCATGATGCCGGAACTGGATGGTTATGGGGTTTTGTACCTCCTGAACAAAAACCAGAAAACGGCAAATATTCCTTTTATTTTCATTACGGCAAAAACCGAGCGGGCAGACATGCGAAAAGGAATGGAAATGGGTGCAGATGATTACCTCACCAAACCGTTTGATGATATAGAACTTTTTAAGGCCATAGAAAGCAGGTTTAAAAAGAAACAGCAATCCGCTGGCTTTAATGCAGCATCGGGCAATAGCGAAGCGGTGATGGACGAGCTCCGTAAAAAGGGTAAATTAAGGCCAATTGCCAACAAACAGATTATTTATGTGGAAGGGGATGAACCTAGCCATTTGTATTATTTGGTTAAAGGGCAGGTAAAAACCTACAAACGTTTTAAGGATGGCAGAGAACTTTCGTCGAGCTTGTATCATGATGGCGATTTTTTTGGATATGAAAGTTTATGTAATGGCGAGGCATACACAGACAATGCAGCAACCTTAATTGAATCAGACATTATCCAGATCCCTAAAGCCGATTTTATGGAGTACCTGCTCAACCATCAGGCCGTATCCAAAACTTTTATTGCTTTATTGTCTGGAAATGTGCGCGATAAAGGAACACAAATGCTTCAATTGGCCTATTCATCGGTGCGGAAACGTGTAGCAGAAGCGTTGCTACAAGTGGCCGCTAAATTTGGAGATGGGCTTGAAGATAGCTGTACCATCCGTATTTCTCGTGATGACCTTGCTGCATTGGTAGGTACGGCCAGCGAAACCGTAAGCAGAATGCTTGCTGATTTTAAAGATGAAAAACTGATTGATAAAACAGGCAATGCCATCAATATCCGCTCGATCGAAAAACTCAGAAATATTAAACAGTAA
- a CDS encoding two-component system sensor kinase FixL (product_source=KO:K14986; cath_funfam=1.10.287.130,3.30.450.20,3.30.565.10; cog=COG0642; ko=KO:K14986; pfam=PF00512,PF00989,PF02518; smart=SM00091,SM00387,SM00388; superfamily=55785,55874; tigrfam=TIGR00229): protein MDRSKFLDAIIENAIDGIITIDDKGLIEHLNPAALELFGYGREELVGKNVSVLMPEPDHSRHDGYLSRYEHTGQKHIIGTGREVSGKRKDGSVFPFRLGVSEIKFSDRKIYTGFIHDLSKEKANEEQIRSYTEKLEVKIKERTHDLVKLVSELEMAKENMQALFQKEKELNQLKTRFVSMASHEFRTPLSSIQLSASLIDKYTSKHDVASVEKHTLKIKNSINNLTTILNDFLSLEKLEAGKVEASAQSFNIISFAEEIAEEMQMMTKQNQHIIYEHTGTTAEVYLDPNLLKNCVINLISNSIKYSGADTLIQFNSILKGDELILEVKDNGIGIPKVDQHNLFEPFFRAHNTGDIPGTGLGLNIVKRYVGLMNGTVACQSEQNSGTVFTLSFALGNNLQLNTQSP from the coding sequence ATGGATAGATCAAAATTTTTAGATGCAATTATTGAAAATGCCATTGATGGGATTATTACCATTGATGATAAGGGACTCATAGAACATTTAAACCCGGCTGCACTTGAGCTTTTTGGTTATGGAAGGGAAGAGCTGGTAGGCAAAAACGTATCGGTTTTAATGCCAGAGCCCGATCATTCACGGCACGATGGCTACTTATCCAGATATGAACATACCGGGCAGAAACACATTATCGGGACCGGAAGAGAAGTTTCTGGTAAACGTAAGGATGGCTCGGTTTTCCCCTTCAGGCTGGGGGTAAGCGAAATAAAATTTAGCGACCGTAAAATTTATACCGGTTTTATCCACGATCTGAGTAAAGAAAAAGCCAATGAGGAGCAGATCAGAAGTTACACCGAAAAATTAGAAGTAAAGATCAAGGAACGTACACACGATCTGGTAAAGCTGGTGTCTGAGCTCGAAATGGCCAAAGAAAACATGCAGGCACTTTTTCAGAAAGAGAAGGAACTCAACCAGCTCAAAACAAGGTTTGTTTCTATGGCCTCGCATGAGTTTAGAACACCACTCAGCTCTATTCAGTTATCGGCTTCTTTAATAGATAAATACACTTCCAAACATGATGTGGCCAGTGTAGAAAAACATACGTTAAAAATCAAAAATTCGATCAACAATCTCACTACGATCCTGAATGATTTTCTGTCATTGGAAAAACTCGAGGCCGGAAAAGTGGAAGCATCCGCCCAGTCCTTCAATATCATCAGCTTTGCTGAAGAAATAGCTGAAGAAATGCAGATGATGACCAAACAGAATCAGCATATTATTTACGAGCATACAGGTACAACCGCCGAAGTTTACCTCGATCCGAACCTGTTGAAAAACTGCGTCATTAATCTGATCTCCAATTCGATAAAATACTCTGGTGCGGATACTTTGATCCAGTTCAATTCTATTTTAAAAGGTGATGAACTCATTTTGGAGGTGAAAGATAACGGGATCGGTATTCCAAAAGTGGATCAGCACAATTTGTTCGAACCATTTTTCAGGGCACACAATACGGGCGATATCCCTGGCACAGGTTTAGGCCTGAACATTGTAAAAAGATATGTAGGGCTGATGAATGGCACTGTAGCCTGCCAGAGCGAACAAAATTCAGGTACGGTTTTTACGCTCAGCTTTGCGCTTGGTAATAATTTACAATTAAACACCCAATCTCCATGA
- a CDS encoding DNA-binding Xre family transcriptional regulator (product_source=COG3655; cath_funfam=1.10.10.10; cog=COG3655; smart=SM00530; superfamily=47413,57959), with amino-acid sequence MSVHIGLMIWKEMKQKDISVSDIATALEISKTKTQEMLNTATIDILTLVRVSEILNYNFFSYYENGKVFSKIALQEKNRLTAEVDRLKALLNEKNKALELQERLNKIQLSTISLLEKGQFR; translated from the coding sequence ATGAGTGTCCATATAGGCTTAATGATCTGGAAAGAAATGAAGCAGAAAGATATCTCTGTTTCAGACATTGCCACCGCCCTTGAGATCAGCAAAACAAAAACGCAGGAGATGCTGAATACCGCAACGATCGATATTCTTACTTTGGTCCGCGTGAGTGAAATCCTGAACTACAATTTTTTCAGCTATTACGAAAATGGAAAGGTTTTTTCTAAGATAGCGTTACAGGAAAAAAACCGGCTAACCGCAGAAGTTGACCGGTTGAAGGCTTTGCTCAATGAAAAGAACAAAGCCCTCGAGCTTCAGGAAAGGTTAAATAAAATTCAGCTCAGTACGATCTCACTGTTGGAAAAAGGACAGTTTAGATAA
- a CDS encoding propanol-preferring alcohol dehydrogenase (product_source=KO:K13953; cath_funfam=3.40.50.720,3.90.180.10; cog=COG1064; ko=KO:K13953; pfam=PF00107,PF08240; superfamily=50129) produces MYPKTMKAAVIHEYGGPLAIEELPVRPLNQYEILVKVISCGVCHTDLHACNGDWPVKSKMPLVPGHEAIGLVAAMGHDVKSVKEGDVVGVPWLYSACGCCEFCLTGWETLCYEQQNGGYSVDGGFAEYVIADSRYVAHFPSHVNFAEMAPIICAGVTVYKGLKETDAKAGEWVAISGIGGLGHLGVQYAKAMGFQVAAIDISNDKLEMARKLGADIVVNALEHDPGEFLKKQTGGMHGVLVTAVTPVAFSQGLSTLRRKGTLSLNGLPPGSFDLPIFDTVLNRITIRGSIVGTRKDMQEAIEFAVDGKVRAQVKSAKLEDINNVFDQMKKGEIEGRIVLDISGD; encoded by the coding sequence ATGTATCCTAAAACAATGAAAGCCGCAGTTATCCATGAATATGGAGGCCCACTGGCCATAGAAGAACTTCCGGTTAGACCGCTCAATCAATATGAGATTTTGGTTAAGGTAATTTCGTGCGGGGTATGCCATACCGATTTGCATGCCTGCAATGGCGACTGGCCAGTAAAATCAAAAATGCCGTTGGTGCCTGGCCATGAAGCCATCGGCCTGGTAGCGGCAATGGGACATGATGTTAAAAGTGTTAAAGAAGGAGATGTGGTTGGCGTACCATGGTTGTACAGTGCCTGTGGCTGTTGCGAATTTTGTTTAACAGGCTGGGAAACGTTATGCTATGAACAGCAGAATGGCGGCTATAGTGTTGATGGAGGTTTTGCAGAGTATGTAATTGCCGATTCGAGATACGTTGCCCATTTCCCTTCGCATGTAAATTTTGCAGAAATGGCACCCATTATCTGTGCCGGGGTTACCGTATACAAAGGTTTAAAAGAAACTGATGCAAAAGCAGGTGAGTGGGTAGCCATATCAGGTATTGGCGGGCTCGGCCATCTTGGCGTTCAGTATGCAAAGGCCATGGGCTTTCAGGTTGCCGCGATTGATATTTCGAACGATAAACTGGAAATGGCCAGAAAACTCGGCGCAGACATTGTTGTTAATGCGCTAGAACATGACCCGGGTGAATTTCTTAAAAAACAAACCGGTGGTATGCACGGCGTATTAGTTACGGCAGTAACACCTGTTGCTTTTAGTCAAGGGCTTTCGACATTACGCAGAAAAGGAACTTTGTCACTAAACGGACTACCTCCGGGCAGTTTTGACCTTCCAATATTCGATACTGTGTTGAACAGGATAACCATTAGAGGCTCTATTGTAGGCACAAGAAAGGATATGCAGGAAGCCATCGAATTTGCGGTGGATGGAAAGGTAAGGGCACAGGTTAAATCAGCAAAGCTGGAAGACATCAATAATGTTTTCGATCAAATGAAAAAAGGTGAGATTGAGGGACGGATTGTTTTGGATATCTCTGGTGATTAG
- a CDS encoding hypothetical protein (product_source=Hypo-rule applied; cleavage_site_network=SignalP-noTM; superfamily=101874) yields MKPLLIILFLLLAGLRPAGKTKSTSRWVVSENSTLTVNGSTNINRFSCVILRYPKTDTVLVSKDKTDHIALSGVLNLEVKNFDCSSVMMTKQLLNTLQENRFPVLRIKFLSLKEIPSQGQNSFVKGDVEITLSGVLKRFEICYQINVKRGTIELIGQQAINFSDFHLLPPKKIGRLIQAKDQLVVAFFLKMERAG; encoded by the coding sequence ATGAAGCCACTGTTAATTATCCTTTTTTTGCTGTTGGCCGGCTTGAGGCCTGCAGGGAAAACCAAAAGTACCTCAAGATGGGTAGTGAGCGAAAACAGTACGCTCACTGTTAATGGATCCACCAATATAAACCGCTTTTCCTGTGTAATCCTGCGTTATCCCAAAACCGATACCGTTCTGGTTTCGAAGGATAAAACAGACCATATTGCGCTTTCAGGAGTCTTGAATCTGGAGGTGAAAAATTTTGATTGTAGCAGTGTGATGATGACTAAACAACTGCTAAATACACTGCAGGAGAACAGGTTCCCGGTGCTAAGGATCAAATTCCTGTCCTTAAAAGAAATCCCTTCCCAAGGTCAGAATAGTTTTGTTAAGGGTGATGTGGAGATCACACTATCAGGAGTATTAAAAAGATTCGAAATCTGTTATCAGATAAATGTTAAACGGGGCACTATCGAGCTGATAGGGCAACAAGCCATTAATTTTTCTGATTTTCATCTCCTCCCTCCAAAAAAAATAGGCAGGCTGATCCAGGCCAAAGATCAACTGGTTGTGGCTTTCTTTTTAAAAATGGAACGGGCAGGGTAA
- a CDS encoding lactate dehydrogenase-like 2-hydroxyacid dehydrogenase (product_source=COG1052; cath_funfam=3.40.50.720; cog=COG1052; pfam=PF00389; superfamily=52283), which yields MKAIAYNIKPDEKEWLVLANYKKHDITIIANSLTIDTLSFATGKEALLVFNNDELNGAMILGLKALGIKYIATSSFQTDHLDLKAAGSAGIKVANVPLASGGADAKQRMEQVIKNLDQWAVGKCVGNACCCQNECSTVKALK from the coding sequence ATGAAAGCTATAGCTTACAACATCAAACCCGATGAAAAGGAATGGTTGGTACTGGCCAATTATAAAAAACACGACATTACCATAATTGCCAATAGTTTAACTATTGATACGCTTTCATTTGCAACCGGAAAGGAAGCCCTATTGGTTTTTAACAACGATGAACTAAACGGGGCGATGATTCTGGGACTAAAAGCCCTGGGTATAAAATACATCGCAACCTCATCATTCCAAACAGACCATCTTGATTTAAAAGCTGCCGGTTCTGCCGGGATCAAAGTGGCAAACGTTCCTTTGGCATCCGGCGGTGCCGACGCTAAACAGCGGATGGAACAGGTGATCAAAAACCTCGATCAATGGGCTGTTGGCAAATGCGTAGGTAACGCGTGCTGCTGTCAAAACGAATGTTCTACCGTAAAAGCGCTGAAATAA
- a CDS encoding nucleotide-binding universal stress UspA family protein (product_source=COG0589; cath_funfam=3.40.50.620; cog=COG0589; pfam=PF00582; superfamily=52402), whose product MLLIFLTRAFYKLYTYQKRAIMKKILVPVDFSATAENAADYATDLAHGIGASVELLNVFQVPEFSPAAASLVWPLEEYRLIEEDAKKALGKLVEKVEEKYKKAHHELGFKAEVFGRSVRGEVEQEVSKYFAECKMNLVVAGLNRADKLTKTLMGSIARKIIEQEIPVLLIPAGYRFKKPKKIAFATDFSHSDIPVLCTLAEFAKPFNADILITHTGNSKSEPEGYKHTTEDFLNQVANRVNYRNIYHRHINSERIKDGLDWIVENGQIDILTMVHRKHGFFHRLLKGSYTLNMSDHIQIPLLVLPPSHNIPM is encoded by the coding sequence ATGCTGCTCATATTTTTAACGCGGGCTTTTTACAAACTTTATACTTATCAAAAAAGAGCCATTATGAAAAAAATCCTGGTACCTGTCGATTTCTCTGCAACTGCAGAGAACGCAGCCGATTATGCAACTGATCTGGCCCATGGTATTGGTGCCAGCGTAGAACTGTTAAATGTTTTTCAGGTTCCTGAGTTTTCTCCCGCTGCCGCATCTCTGGTATGGCCGCTTGAAGAATATAGGCTTATAGAAGAAGATGCAAAAAAAGCCTTAGGCAAACTGGTTGAAAAAGTGGAAGAAAAATATAAAAAGGCTCATCATGAACTTGGTTTTAAAGCAGAAGTATTTGGGAGATCTGTTCGTGGCGAGGTTGAACAAGAGGTTAGCAAGTATTTTGCCGAGTGTAAAATGAACCTCGTTGTGGCCGGACTAAACCGTGCAGATAAGTTAACCAAAACGCTTATGGGCAGTATTGCCAGAAAAATCATCGAGCAGGAAATACCTGTTTTGCTTATCCCTGCGGGATACAGATTTAAGAAACCTAAAAAAATCGCTTTTGCCACAGATTTTAGCCATAGTGATATCCCCGTTTTATGTACCCTTGCCGAATTTGCAAAACCTTTTAATGCTGATATACTTATTACACATACTGGTAATTCAAAATCAGAACCAGAAGGTTATAAGCATACAACCGAAGATTTTTTAAACCAGGTTGCCAATCGGGTTAACTATAGAAATATCTACCATAGGCATATAAACAGTGAGCGCATTAAGGACGGTTTAGATTGGATCGTAGAAAACGGACAGATCGATATCCTGACCATGGTACACCGAAAACACGGGTTTTTTCATCGCCTGCTTAAAGGTAGTTATACCCTAAACATGTCTGATCATATTCAGATCCCGCTTTTGGTTTTACCGCCCTCACACAACATTCCGATGTAG
- a CDS encoding oxygen-independent coproporphyrinogen-3 oxidase (product_source=KO:K02495; cath_funfam=3.80.30.20; cog=COG0635; ko=KO:K02495; pfam=PF04055; smart=SM00729; superfamily=102114; tigrfam=TIGR00538) has translation METAALLKKYNVAAPRYTSYPTVPYWDNENFNANGWLGSVASTYATCREEGISLYIHLPFCESLCTYCGCNTRITKNHSVELPYIAAVLSEWRMYVDVLREKPKLKELHLGGGTPTFFSPENLGLLINGVLQNSTLAADAEFSFEAHPANTTSEHLTTLYSLGFKRLSLGIQDFDPKVQFLINRFQTPQQVAVVTAKAREIGYTSVNFDLIYGLPGQTIPGLADTIGAVIDMKPDRIAFYSYAHVPWLKTGQRHYTEKDLPLGDEKFALYQLGRQLLDAAGYKDVGMDHFALNSDSLFQAMTEQKLHRNFMGYTNKHTHLLIGLGVSSISDSWTAFAQNPKTVEDYLNKIEQGTLPVEKGHFLTGEDLEVRKHILNIMCKENTIYNEGIPESVYGRLLPLLRDKLIWVTEKEIRITTKGRSFLRNVCMAFDEKLWLKQPKTQLFSSSI, from the coding sequence ATGGAAACTGCCGCACTACTCAAAAAATACAATGTTGCCGCGCCAAGGTACACCAGTTATCCGACTGTTCCTTACTGGGATAACGAAAATTTCAATGCAAATGGCTGGCTAGGCAGTGTGGCCAGTACCTATGCAACATGCAGGGAAGAAGGGATCAGTCTTTATATCCACCTTCCGTTCTGTGAAAGCCTTTGTACCTATTGCGGCTGCAATACACGGATTACTAAAAACCACTCGGTAGAGTTGCCATATATAGCAGCAGTACTTTCAGAGTGGAGAATGTATGTAGATGTTTTGAGGGAGAAACCCAAACTAAAAGAACTGCACCTTGGCGGTGGAACACCAACTTTTTTCAGCCCGGAGAACCTGGGGTTATTGATCAATGGCGTGCTGCAAAATTCAACTTTGGCTGCTGATGCAGAATTTTCTTTTGAGGCACATCCAGCCAATACCACCAGTGAACATCTGACTACGCTGTACAGTCTTGGTTTTAAAAGATTAAGCCTGGGAATCCAGGATTTCGATCCTAAAGTGCAGTTCCTGATCAACCGCTTTCAAACACCCCAACAGGTAGCTGTTGTTACCGCAAAAGCAAGGGAAATCGGTTACACCTCTGTTAATTTTGATTTGATCTACGGTCTTCCTGGACAAACAATTCCGGGCTTAGCGGATACCATAGGAGCGGTAATCGATATGAAGCCAGACCGTATTGCTTTTTACAGTTATGCCCATGTGCCATGGCTAAAAACCGGCCAAAGACATTATACCGAAAAAGATCTTCCCCTAGGCGACGAAAAATTTGCGCTCTACCAATTGGGCAGACAATTGCTTGATGCCGCAGGATATAAAGATGTAGGGATGGATCATTTTGCACTGAACAGCGATTCTTTGTTCCAGGCGATGACTGAACAGAAGCTGCACCGCAATTTTATGGGCTACACCAATAAACATACCCATTTACTTATTGGCCTTGGCGTATCTTCTATTAGCGATAGCTGGACAGCTTTTGCACAAAACCCGAAAACGGTAGAAGATTATCTCAATAAAATTGAACAAGGGACACTACCTGTAGAAAAAGGTCATTTCCTTACGGGCGAAGATCTTGAAGTGAGAAAACACATCCTTAACATCATGTGTAAGGAAAATACAATTTACAATGAAGGTATTCCCGAGTCTGTGTATGGCAGGCTGTTGCCTTTATTACGCGATAAGCTGATCTGGGTAACCGAAAAAGAAATCAGGATTACCACCAAGGGACGATCTTTTTTACGGAATGTGTGCATGGCTTTCGACGAGAAACTATGGCTTAAACAGCCCAAAACTCAATTGTTCAGTTCATCAATTTAA
- a CDS encoding hypothetical protein (product_source=Hypo-rule applied), with protein sequence MPHSFHIPVLGLGYSIDTPLKVARYGISSVLSIVDDELIERMRAFHSKNRQVHFEAIPKGETESRSKRITAYLNFLSEAIASDFKALKQQDFVTGNDICRYFELLPDTAKLKHGYDLMLQYPEGETKQTFQSLLKNAMRVGTIDVNIMAKVDKMNYVDGEYSGDTNTDALAALRGFAESKLNASVVLSAGMNPKLYSYMENFEDFFPDENGKLTKKIILKVSDFRSALIQAKFLAKKGLWVSEFRIESGLNCGGHAFATEGYLLGPILEEFKLKKTDMLAELFKIYQSALVQKGIRTEKPPKQRISVQGGIGTAAEHDFLLQYYNLDATGWGSPFLLVPEVTNVDAGTLAQLASSTESDFYLSGASPLGIQFNNFKNSSIEKQRVERIEKGRPGSPCTKKYLCNNTEFTEQAICTASREYQHLKIKSLKTAGLSADEYQKQFNLVTEKVCLCEGLCAATYLKHDMAKPKESTAVAICPGPNLAYFSDVYSLDEMVGHIYGKINLLRQVERPHIFIKELNLYIDYLQEDIKQQLQHFSDKKLKQLNGFKFQLAEGINYYKKLFAEVADQASGELKALYEQLAKSKDKLDGLIVE encoded by the coding sequence ATGCCACATTCATTCCATATCCCTGTATTGGGCTTGGGCTATTCTATCGATACCCCATTAAAAGTTGCCAGGTACGGTATTTCATCCGTACTTTCTATTGTTGATGACGAACTGATTGAGCGCATGCGTGCTTTTCATTCAAAAAACCGCCAGGTTCATTTCGAAGCGATTCCTAAAGGTGAAACCGAAAGCCGGAGTAAGCGCATCACGGCCTACCTCAACTTTTTGTCGGAAGCCATAGCCAGCGATTTTAAAGCCTTAAAACAACAGGATTTTGTAACTGGTAATGATATTTGCCGTTATTTTGAGCTATTGCCCGATACGGCCAAATTAAAACATGGTTATGACCTGATGTTGCAATATCCTGAAGGTGAAACCAAGCAGACCTTCCAGTCGCTTCTAAAAAATGCGATGCGGGTAGGGACTATTGATGTAAACATCATGGCCAAGGTAGATAAAATGAATTATGTTGATGGCGAATATTCGGGTGATACCAATACCGATGCATTAGCTGCACTCCGTGGTTTTGCCGAAAGTAAACTAAACGCCTCTGTTGTACTCTCTGCCGGCATGAACCCGAAATTGTACAGCTATATGGAAAATTTTGAAGACTTTTTTCCAGATGAAAATGGCAAGCTGACAAAGAAAATCATCTTAAAAGTAAGCGATTTCAGGTCGGCACTGATCCAGGCTAAATTTTTGGCAAAAAAGGGTTTATGGGTCTCAGAATTCAGGATAGAGTCGGGCTTAAATTGTGGTGGCCATGCATTTGCAACAGAAGGCTATTTACTGGGGCCGATTTTGGAAGAATTTAAGCTCAAAAAAACCGATATGCTTGCTGAGCTTTTTAAAATATACCAATCTGCTTTGGTACAAAAGGGAATCCGAACAGAAAAACCGCCTAAACAACGGATCAGTGTTCAGGGTGGGATTGGTACGGCTGCAGAACACGATTTCCTCCTTCAATATTATAATCTCGATGCCACAGGATGGGGAAGTCCATTCCTATTGGTACCAGAAGTAACCAATGTAGATGCCGGAACACTGGCGCAATTGGCCAGCTCAACAGAAAGTGATTTTTATTTAAGTGGAGCCTCCCCGTTGGGTATTCAGTTTAATAATTTTAAAAACAGCAGTATAGAAAAACAACGGGTTGAAAGAATTGAAAAGGGCAGGCCGGGAAGCCCCTGTACCAAGAAATACCTTTGCAACAATACCGAATTTACTGAGCAAGCCATCTGTACGGCATCCCGCGAATATCAGCACTTAAAAATCAAAAGCCTCAAAACTGCCGGCCTATCAGCAGATGAATACCAAAAACAGTTTAATCTCGTAACCGAAAAAGTTTGCCTTTGTGAGGGCTTATGCGCCGCTACCTATTTGAAACATGACATGGCTAAACCAAAAGAAAGCACTGCAGTAGCCATTTGTCCAGGGCCAAACCTGGCCTATTTTTCTGATGTGTATTCACTTGATGAAATGGTTGGCCATATTTACGGGAAAATTAACCTGTTGAGGCAGGTAGAACGGCCACATATATTCATCAAAGAGCTCAATCTTTATATCGATTATCTTCAGGAAGATATCAAACAGCAGCTTCAACATTTCAGCGATAAAAAATTAAAACAGTTAAACGGATTCAAATTCCAGCTGGCCGAAGGGATAAATTATTATAAGAAACTTTTTGCCGAGGTTGCAGATCAGGCATCCGGAGAATTAAAAGCATTATATGAGCAGCTGGCGAAGTCGAAAGACAAACTGGACGGATTGATTGTTGAATAA
- a CDS encoding nitroimidazol reductase NimA-like FMN-containing flavoprotein (pyridoxamine 5'-phosphate oxidase superfamily) (product_source=COG3467; cath_funfam=2.30.110.10; cog=COG3467; ko=KO:K07005; pfam=PF12900; superfamily=50475) — translation MLGILKEEDIEKLLKEQHIGRLACHAHGVSYIVPINYVYNSGMVYAHSAPGQKIRMMKSNPQVCFQTDQIRDTFNWKSVVCWGKFEEITDATEKQRALQGIIHKMMPLTNTPSEQPSHGTGKKDTYDEDIIVFKIIFHLKTGRFEINDSVE, via the coding sequence ATGTTAGGGATATTAAAAGAAGAGGACATAGAAAAGCTCCTTAAAGAACAACATATTGGCCGTTTGGCCTGCCATGCACATGGGGTAAGTTACATTGTGCCCATTAATTATGTGTACAACAGCGGCATGGTCTACGCCCACTCTGCTCCAGGGCAAAAAATCAGGATGATGAAAAGTAATCCTCAGGTATGCTTTCAAACCGATCAGATCCGCGATACCTTTAACTGGAAGAGTGTGGTGTGTTGGGGCAAATTTGAAGAAATCACCGATGCAACAGAAAAACAAAGGGCACTTCAGGGGATTATCCACAAAATGATGCCGCTAACCAATACCCCTTCGGAGCAACCATCGCATGGAACTGGCAAGAAAGACACTTATGATGAAGATATTATCGTGTTTAAAATTATCTTTCATCTTAAAACAGGTAGATTCGAGATAAACGATAGTGTCGAATGA